A region from the Deltaproteobacteria bacterium genome encodes:
- the fabZ gene encoding 3-hydroxyacyl-[acyl-carrier-protein] dehydratase FabZ, with amino-acid sequence MTEPAISAQRILDILPHRFPFLLVDRVLEVSDDKIVAIKNVSWGEPYFQGHFPGMPVMPGVLMVEAMAQAGGVLAHATGAFDPDRQVLLFMAIDKVKFRKKVTPGDRLVMEVVPLRKGKVWKLRGECRVDGAVVCEAEFLAGIAPKDAPA; translated from the coding sequence ATGACCGAACCCGCGATCAGCGCGCAGCGTATTCTCGACATCCTGCCGCACCGGTTCCCGTTCCTGTTGGTGGACCGCGTGCTCGAGGTGAGCGACGACAAGATCGTCGCGATCAAGAACGTGAGCTGGGGCGAGCCCTATTTTCAGGGCCACTTCCCCGGGATGCCGGTGATGCCGGGCGTGTTGATGGTCGAGGCGATGGCGCAGGCCGGCGGCGTACTCGCCCATGCCACCGGCGCGTTCGACCCGGACCGCCAGGTGTTGTTGTTCATGGCGATCGACAAGGTGAAGTTTCGCAAGAAGGTGACGCCGGGGGATCGACTCGTCATGGAGGTGGTCCCCTTGCGCAAGGGCAAGGTGTGGAAGCTGCGCGGCGAGTGCCGCGTCGATGGAGCCGTGGTGTGCGAGGCGGAGTTTCTCGCGGGC